In Centropristis striata isolate RG_2023a ecotype Rhode Island chromosome 5, C.striata_1.0, whole genome shotgun sequence, a single genomic region encodes these proteins:
- the LOC131972245 gene encoding polymeric immunoglobulin receptor-like has product MKFRMNVLFFCFFSALCGGNTQLVSPKVYIFTGAEGATGSLNCSPYLTGNTKFFCKNTCAAEDILIKTEDVSAQNGRYSIAYKTESSVKGTLTVTIRDLTRSDAGRYRCGLGQTLAPDSYSDFEVRVSEEPFLDRNGLIMTAIGGEDITYYCSGAVYGRYKFFCKDKCQKEEDVLVETDENKAWRGRYVIEYTEGLGLMVTIREATTSDTGGYKCGYGRALSPDSYVTFPIIVIDDVSSTPQDFLPLAVCLPLVLVMVAVFLPLLYRWKTRSSCGFNTRGTADDVRMEAPVTYENCPSDALYLSLDPASRDQDQVYSHLKTANRR; this is encoded by the exons ATGAAATTCAGAATGAATGTTCTGTTCTTTTGCTTCTTCTCAG CTCTGTGTGGTGGAAACACTCAGCTCGTCAGCCCTAAAGTCTACATCTTCACAGGAGCAGAAGGAGCAACCGGTTCACTGAACTGCTCCCCGTATCTGACCGGAAACACCAAGTTCTTCTGCAAGAACACATGTGCAGCAGAAGATATTCTCATTAAAACAGAAGATGTCAGCGCTCAGAACGGCAGATACAGCATTGCATACAAAACTGAATCTTCTGTAAAAGGAACTCTGACGGTGACCATCAGGGATCTGACCCGGTCTGACGCGGGCCGGTACAGGTGCGGCTTGGGCCAAACATTGGCTCCAGATTCCTATTCAGACTTCGAGGTCAGAGTTTCAGAAG AACCGTTCTTGGATAGAAACGGTTTAATCATGACGGCCATCGGAGGAGAAGACATCACATACTACTGCAGCGGAGCCGTCTACGGGAGATACAAGTTCTTCTGTAAAGACAAATGTCAAAAAGAGGAAGACGTGCTGGTTGAAACAGATGAAAACAAGGCTTGGCGTGGCAGATACGTCATTGAATACACAGAAGGACTTGGATTGATGGTGACCATCAGAGAGGCGACCACGTCAGACACCGGAGGCTACAAGTGTGGCTACGGCAGAGCGCTGTCTCCAGATTCATACGTCACGTTTCCAATTATTGTCATAGATG acgTCTCCTCCACACCGCAGGACTTCCTGCCGCTGGCTGTGTGTCTTCCCTTGGTTCTGGTGATGGTGGCtgtttttctgcctctcctctaCAGATGGAAAACAAGGAGCAGCTGTGGTTTTAACACCAGAGGAACTGCAGACGACGTTCGCATGGAG GCACCTGTCACCTATGAGAACTGTCCTTCAGACGCCCTCTACCTGAGCCTGGATCCAGCCAGCAGGGACCAGGACCAAGTCTACTCACATTTGAAGACTGCTAACAGACGCTAA